Sequence from the bacterium genome:
ACGTACACCGGACGATATGTTGTATGTGAAGGAACTTGAACAATGGCGTGGGCGCTTTGATATGCATGTGAGCGTGACGGTCGATCGTGCCGATGCATCGTGGCGCGGTAATGTTGGCGTGGTGACCAGTTTAATGCCGCGATTCCATTTTGACCGGGAAATGACGATTGCGCTCGTGTGCGGGCCGGAAATAATGATGCGTTATACGCTATTGGAATTGTCCAAACGCGGCATTATGGAAGAAAATTTATACTTGTCGATGGAACGAAATATGAAATGCGGCATCGGTGTGTGCGGGCATTGCCAGTTCCGCCACTTTTTTATTTGCAAAGACGGGCCGGTCTTTCGCTACGACCGGATCAAACACCTGATGCTGAGAAGGGAATTATAGTATGGCAACGCATCGTAAACCGAAACTGGCCGTATGGAAATTTGCTTCCTGCGATGGCTGTCAGTTGACATTGTTGGATTGTGAAGATGAATTGCTCGCCGTGGCCGGCGCAATTGATATTGCCAATTTTCCGGAAGCTTCGCGCGCCGTGATCAAAGGCCCTTACGACGTATCGCTGGTCGAAGGCTCGATCACGACCGCGCACGATGCGGAAAGAATTCACCAGATCCGCCGCGATTCGAAGATTCTTGTCACGATCGGCGCATGCGCGACAGGCGGCGGCATTCAGGCGCTGCGCAATTTTACCGATGTCAAATCGTACATTCCGGTCGTCTACGCCAAGCCCGATTACATCAAAACATTGAATAAATCCACGCCGATTGCGGATCACGTGGCCGTTGATTTTGAACTGCGCGGCTGTCCGATCAGTAAAAAACAATTGATTGAAGCGATCGTGGCACTGCTGGCCGGACGCAAACCGCAATTACCGCATTACAGCGTTTGTATGGAATGTAAACGCCGTGACACGACGTGCCTGGCCGTTGCGGAAGGTGTGCCGTGTTTGGGTCCGGTGACGCAAGCGGGCTGCGGCGCGATTTGTCCGTCCTATCATCGGGGATGTTTCGGATGTTTCGGCCCTAAAGAATTGTCTAACACCGAAAGCCTGAGCCATTGGTGGCAATCAAACGGAATGGACAACCGCGAGATCGTCCGCCGCTTCCGCAGTTTCAATGCCTACGCCGATGCGTTTCGAAAGGAGAGCGAAGCTCATGAGTGAAACGAAAACAGCCAGTATAGCTTCAAAAGATAAAATTATTAAAGTCGATTACCTTGCTCGCGTCGAAGGCGAAGGTTCGCTCTACGTCAAAGTGAAAGGCGGTAAGGTCAAAAACGTACAATTTAAAATATTCGAACCACCGCGTTTTTTTGAAGCCTTTCTGCGCGGACGTTTATATAAAGAAGCGCCGGATATTACGGCGCGCATTTGCGGAATTTGCCCGATCGCATACCAGATGAGTTCGTCTCAGGCGATGGAAAATGCTTTTGGCGTAAAAGTGAGTCCGGGTATCCGTGACTTGCGCCGGCTGATTTACTGCGGCGAATGGATCGAAAGCCATGTATTGCACGTGTATATGCTGCACGGACCGGATTTCTTGGGATATGAAAGCGCGATTCATATGGCGAAAGATCATGGCGATTTGGTTCAAAAAGCGTTACGCATGAAAAAACTTGGTAATGAAATTATGGAAGTGGTCGGCGGGCGTGCCATACACCCGATCAATGTCGGCGTGGGTGGTTTTTATCGGGCCCCGTCGAAATCGGAATTGCAGGCATTGGTCGACGAATTGCAGTGGTGCCGTGAAGCAGCGATTGAAACGGTCCGTCTCGTTGCGGGATTTAATTTCCCGGAATTCGATATGGATTATGAATACGTAGCGTTATCGCATCCCGACGAATATGCCATTACGGAAGGAAGACTGATCTCGAATCGCGGATTGAATATTGACGTGAGCGAGTATGAACAATTTTTTGAGGAATCTCACGAAACCCACAGCCATGCCTTGCATTCAGCGATCAAAGGCCGCGGCGCCTACTTTGTCGGACCATTGGCGCGTTTTAATTTAAATTTCAATCAACTTCATGACGAAGAAAAAAAACTAGCCGAAGAAGTAAAATGTGTACCACCGATCAATAATCCTTTCAAAGGCATCGTCGTTCGAAGTCTTGAAACGCTTTATGCTGTCAATGAATCGCTGCGGCTGATCGAGTCGTACGAACCGCCGGAACCGTCGATGATCGCAATCACGCCAAAAGCCGGGCGAGGACAAGGATGCACGGAAGCGCCGCGCGGAATATGTTGGCACCGATACACGCTCGATGACAAAGGATTGATTCAAGACGCCAAAATTGTTCCGCCGACGTCGCAGAATCAAAAACAAATTGAAAAAGATCTGCATCAGTATGTCAGCCAATATATACATCTGCCGAAAGATCAATTGACATGGCAGTGCGAACAAGCGGTGCGCAATTACGACCCATGCATTTCCTGTGCGACGCATTTTCTCAAACTGGAGATTGATCGTGAAGAATGATGAGAAAATTCCGATTCTGGTGATAGGTATCGGCAATGAATTTCGAAGAGATGACAGCGTCGGATTAGTTATTGCGCGGAAAATTGCCGCCAAAAATATTCATGACGTTGCTGTGATCGAACACAGCGGTGAGGGGACGTCGTTGATGGAGGCGTGGAAACGGGCTGATGCCGTAATTTTGGTCGATGCCGTAGCTTCCGATGGAGAAGCCGGTACGCTACATCATTTTGAAGCACAGGGAGAGAACATCCCGACGAATTTTTTTAATTATTCAACACATGCCTTCAGCGTTGCGGAAGCAGTGGAATTATCCCGCGCACTCGGCACACTTCCCGAAATTATACATGTCTATGGGATCGAAGGCGAAGATTTTTCTTCCGGAACAGAATTATGCAATCCGGTCAAGGATAGATTGGATAAACTTATTGAAATGATTTTACAGGATATCACCGTTCTAATGATACGCAATCATATCAGAGCGTAATGCTGTACCCAATAATTGCCTTGCCTGCCTCTTGCACTACATAATAATCTTTTCTACTTTTTCAATCATTGATTTCGACCTACGACAATTTGGAGAAAAAATGTATCGTGTGATCGTCATTTTATTGTAATGAGTTGTACGATAGCGTCATGCACCCATAACAAAACGAAGGAGACCGGCATGTCTGACAAGGAGGATCTTGAAGCCATTCGCCGTTTGCATGAGAAAGATATGGCGGCTTCAAAACAAGGCGATTATCAAACGTTACGATCCATCATGTCGGACGATGCGGTTGTACTTCCGCCGGGAGGCAAAATGATTCGCGGTAAAGATATTCTGGATGCCAATTTCTCGAAAATGAAAGAATCGATGCAGACAATCGAAGTTTTGGACTATGTGCTGAATTTTGAAGAAGTGCAGATTATCGGGGACTATGCATTCGAATGGGGAACGATTAGCGGTTCTATGAAAACAAAAAACAGCGATATCATGCATTCACGTTACAAAGTCATGCGTATTTTGCGAAAAGAAAACGGCGAGTGGAAAGTTTTCCGGACTATATGGAATGATGAACCTTTAGAAAAATAACAGATCAGCCTCCGCTTAAAGCGCACACAATGTGAATGACGTCGTTTTTACCAAGTTGAACCTGAATATCCGAAACAGATTTTTCGTTGACAAAAAACTTAATGTGTTCGCGGATCCGGTCTTGCTCGTTAATAACTCTGAATCGTATGCCCGGGAATTGACGATCAAGATCCACCAATGCATCGGCCAGCGTCGTTCCTTGTATATCGGCTTCGTGCGATTGGGTGTATGAACGTAGCGGCGATGGGATATGAATTTTCATAAGTTCACTTTGCAATTTCAACTGAATAAATTTCCGGCAAGTGACGCGCAATACATTTCCATGCGCGGCCTTCGTTCGTTCCCGCCCAAATTTCACCATGCGTTGTTCCGAGATACAAATTAATGCGGGGATTATCATCGGCTGTCATAGCCTGGCGTAAAACAGTCATCCACGCGTGTTTATTCGGAAATCCTTTGTCCAAACATTTCCATGTCTGACCACCGTTCGATGTTTGATATACGGCCGGTTTTCCGCCGGGACTGGTTCTCGGCCACACGTCCGTGCCGTCCATCGGGAAAACCCACGCGATGTTTGGATCACGGGGATGGATGACAATGGGGAAACCAATGTCGCCGATTTTCTCGGGCATATTTTTTCCAATGCGTTCCCAGCGGCCTTTCTCACGGCTCATACGGTAAATACCGCAATGATTTTGTTGATACAGAATATCCGGAAATAACGGATGCAGAATTACGCAATGCGGGTCGTGCCCGTATTCGGGATTTTCAGCCGGAATAAAATCGGACGCGCAACCCTGATTGAGCGGTTTCCAATTTCTTCCACCGTCAAGGGTTTCGAACACACCGCCGCTCGAACATCCGATATACATATGCGCTGCATCACGCGGATCGATCAGGATCGAATGCAATTTCGGTCCGTCCGGTGTACCGTCTTTTTCGCCGCCCGTCCATTGTTCAAGCATCGGATGGCGGTTGAATCCTTCGACGCCCTTCCAAGTCACGCCGTCATCCTCGCTGCAGAAAATTCCCTGCGGTGATGTGCCGGCGAACCAAACTCCCGGTTGAGATTCGTGTCCCGGAGTCAACCAAAAAACATGATCGACAGTGCGACCTTTTTCACCTTCCGGCGCTTTGGGAAATGACGGAGGCGTCGATGCTTCCTTCCATGTTTTACCGCCATCAAGAGAACGAAATACCGTAGGTCCCAGATGTCCTGTTTTACACGCCATCAAAAGCGTTTTGCTTCTCGGGTCCTTGATAAGATGGTGGACGACATGTCCTAGAAAGATCGGGTCGGAAAGTTTCCATGTCCGGCCGGCTGCATCGCTACGCAATAGAAATGCGCCTTTACGTGTTCCGATCAAAAGTGTTACAGATTTGGATTTGATCGGCGATTTTTTGGATTTTTCTTTCTTTTTCATAATGGATTAGGTTTGTGAATATGGTTAAGTAAGTCAAAAAAATATTAAACAATCAAATGATCATAATTCATGTTAATTAAAAATGGTACCCAATATTAAAATAGGTTAAGACGCTGTGTTCAGTACTATGCATGATTGTCCATTCGATGGGACCTAACAAAGTTTCGGCGCCGATAGTCAGCCCGCCTCCTTTAACATCATTATTTTTTGGAGTAAATCCCATCCATGTGTTAGCCGCGTTACCGACATTACCGCGAAGCAACAAATACCGATGCGGATAAAATTCATATTGAAATCCGAATTGATACATTCGAAGATATTGGCCGGACCGTTCTCCGGGATCAAGTCCCAGAAAAATGTTGGCACCACCGAGTCTGTTCTGCATATTGATCGGAACATCGTTACCGTGCGTTCTCGACAATCGCCATCCCAAGATCATGGAAACTTTTGAAGTCATCGGCGCAAATATCATTCCGGCAGATTGATACGATGAAAACGAAGCAGGGCTGTAAATTTTTTTATCAGCCCACACCGCTACATTTTGAGTTTGAATCCCGTTCGTAGGAAAAACCGTTTTGTCGTACGTGTCGATGAGTAATTGCCCGACGAGTGCGTGAAAGTTTTTACTGCCCGGCAGCGCCACATTCAAATCATTTTTCTCCAAAACGGAGATTTGTTTACGAATTCCGACGGTGGCAAGAAAAACATTCGAAAAAATCGATCCCACCAAAACGTCGCCGCCCCATTGCCGGTAATCAATCTCGGAGAAATTGCCCGCCGGTTGATAAAACCGTAACGGAGATTCGAAATAGTCTGTTGAAATTCGTAAACCAATGCGGGGCGGAATATCGGTAATAACCGTATACGAAGCCACTGTTTGAAATTCGGTTCCAAGTTGAACGTCCGCTCGAAAAACGGAACCGCGCATCAATCGGTTACGCAGAGTCATGTTCAATAAAATGGCGGCGTCGGATTCACTGTTGTACCGGAAGGAAAAACGTAAAAGGTCGGTTGTCGCTTCTACGGCTTTGATCACCAACATCGTACCTTGTTCACTGGGAACAAGTTGGTATGCAACTCTTTCAAAAAAATTGGAAGCATACACGCGATTAATCGCCTGTTCCAGTGAGGCCGCCGTGACCCATGCCGGAGCGGTAATACCCAACTGTGTTCGTAACATCCGTTTAGAGGCTAATTTCAAACCTTGTACTTTAACGCGATAAATAAAAATTGAATCGACATCCGTCTTGGCAATAGAACGCTGAGCGATTTGGCGGGAAATCGATTCGGCAATTCCTTTGAGGCGAGACCATTGCCGGCGGGCAGCCACCTCGCCGCTGTCAATAATAGCGCGTGCTTTGTCAAAGTCCGCTGCCGTATAACCGTTTAAGTTAGGTTGGATCAATACGTCGCAATAACCTTGTTGTTGTTTGTTCGAAGCGACAATTTGAAAACTGAGCGATTGGTCCATCACATCGAGCAGGGAATTAATCGAATTTTTTGCACGAAGCTCTGAACCGACGTCAACGCCGATGACGATATCCGAGCCGAGCGCTTTGACGTCTTCCGCAGGGAAGTTACGTGTGAGCAATCCGTCAACCAGTAAGCGCCCTTCGTACTGTACCGGCGTAAAGACGGTAGGAATTGCCATACTTGCCCGCAAGGCTTCAGGCAAATATCCGTGATCGATTGTCACGGCCGCGCCGGTTTCAATATCCGTGGCAACGCATACGAACGGAATCGGGAGCTCGTGGAAATTACTGATATGATGTACGCCCCATGTCAGCTTTGAAATAAAATTTGATACTTTTTGTCCGGCGACGAGTCCTGAAGGCAGTTGAACTTTCCCGTTTTTAAAAAAAACAGAACCGATAAAACGGCCGTCTTCCAGTTTTTCTTCCATCGGCATATATCGACGTCCTACGTTATCGTCGAATAAGTCGTCCCAATCCGTCGAAATGACCAGGCTGTCCAATTCGGCTGCGGTGTACCCGATCGAATACAACGCACCGGCAATCGAGCCCATGCTGGTGCCGGCTATATAATCAATCGGAATACCGGCCTCCTCCAGTACTTTAAAGACACCAATGTGAGCAAATCCTTTGGCGCCACCTCCACTTAAAGCCAAACCGATTTTCTCACGTCCGGTTTCCTGTGCTTCGATACCGCTAAATCCGAGCCATATAAGTATTAACAGACTTAGGATTCGCATAAATGATTCTTAATGCGATAAGAGGTTTTTTTGAAATTACAAACCGCCGAAAGTAAAGTAAAGAGTTAATTAATACTACTGATCCTCTCACTTCGATATGATTATGGAATTTAAATTTAATTCGGATTATACTGACTTAAACATTGGAACCATACACAAGAAATTCATGAATTCTCCAAAAGCAATCGTGAAACCACACACTCTGATGTATCTTAACCAGCACTTTTCCGATCCTTATTATTGGCTTCGCGAGAAAGACAATCCGGATGTGATCCAATATCTGAAGGAAGAAAATGATTTTACCGAAGCCATGACGGCCCATACAAAAGTTTTGCAAGAAAACTTATACAAGGAAATGATTGGGCGCATAAAGGAGACGGACGAATCGGTGCCGGTCAAAAAAGGCAATTTTTATTATTACCATCGTACGGAAAAAGGCAAACAGTACAAAATCTTTTGCCGCAAATCAGGATCGTTCGATGCTGCTGAGGAAATTTTACTGGATTTAAATGAATTAGCACAAGCGTACGATTATTTGCAGCTTGGCGTTTTTGAAATCAGTCCCGATCATACACTGCTGGCTTATTCTTTGGATACGGCAGGATCAGAAGAATATACACTTTACATCAAAAATTTGGACAACGGAAAGTTACTCGACGAAATCATTGAGCGTACGTACTACAGTTTACAATGGGCGAATGACAATCGTAATTTTTTTTATAATACGCTCGATGCGTCCAGCCGTCCGTACCGTGTACATCGCCATCGACTCGGCACGGATCCGGCCAATGATCCTGTAATTTTTGAAGAGAAAGACGAGAGGTTTTTTGTTGATATCCAGAAATCGCGCAGCGAAAGTTTTTTATTTATCCAGATTGACAGCAAACGAACTTCAGAAGTGCGGTTTTTGCCGGCTGATTCGCCTGAAGATTCTTTTCAAATCATTCATCCGCGTGAAGATGGCTTGGAATACAGTGTCGATCATTGGGGAGAATATTTTTTGATTCGTACCAATGACCGGGCGATCAATTTTAAATTGATGCAAACACCCGTTATTTCACCGGGAAAAAAATTCTGGAAAGAAGTGCTTCCATATCGCGAGGATATTATGATCGAAGGTATCGATGCGTTCAGGAATTATTGGGTTATTTACGAGAGGCAGGAAGGCATAAAACAAATCAGAATTATCAATACGGAAAACAATATTGATCATCGTATCGCTTTCCCGGAGCCAATTTATTATGTGTACCCTTCCGCCAATGCTGAATTTGATACATCGGTGTTGCGTTTTAGTTACACATCATTGGTGACGCCGCTCAGTATTTTCGATTATGAAATGAATACCCGCGATAGAATTTTGCAAAAACAAGATGACGTTAAAGATTACGATCCGAACTTGTATATATCGGAACGTATATGGGCCACAGCGGATGACGGGACCAAAATTCCCATCTCATTGGTTTATAAAAAAGGATTACAAAAAAACGGACAAAATCCGGCGTTATTGTACGGTTACGGCGCATATGGAATTACGATGGATCCAAGTTTCTCGTCGAACCGGATAAGTTTGCTGGATCGCGGATTTGTATTTGCCATTGCGCATATTCGAGGCGGAGAAGATTTGGGGAGACGATGGTATGAAGCGGGTAAATTACAATTCAAAAAAAATACATTTACGGATTTTATTGCATGCGCTGAACTGATGATTTCTGAAAAATTTACTTCACGAAACAGGCTAGCTATCATGGGTGGAAGTGCCGGAGGTTTGCTGATGGGAGCTGTTGTCAATATACGCCCTGAACTTTTTCATGCTGTGGTTGCCAAAGTTCCGTTTGTCGACGTAATGAATACCATGATGGATCCGAGCTTACCGTTGACGGTCACGGAATATGAAGAATGGGGTGATCCCAATATTCAGGAATCGTTTGAGTATATCCGTTCATATTCTCCCTATGACAATGTAAATCCTCAAAACTATCCCGCAATGCTTGTGACGGCCGGACTCAACGATCCCCGTGTATCGTATTGGGAACCAGCCAAGTGGGTTGCAAAGTTACGTGCTATGAAAACGGATGTGCGTGCTCTTTTGCTTAAAACAAATATGGGCGCCGGGCACGGCGGTGCTTCCGGTCGATACGATTATTTGAAAGAAATTGCATTCGACTATGCGTTTATTCTCGATCAGGTTGGAATTGGAGCGTAATTTTGTTTCTGAGCTAGGAGAGATATTGTCCGGGTGTAACGCCAGTGAGTCGTTTGAAAAAACGAGTAAAATGGCTTTGATCGGCAAAACCGGTTGAATGGGCTACAACTGCGATTGGCGTTCTTCGAATTAAAAGTCGCTTAGCACGCTCAATACGTATATTGATAAGAAATTCGTAAGGTGGCAGCCCGGTTTCTTTTCTAAATGCACGAAGGAGATAAAAAGGGCTCAAGCCTGAAAGCGTTGCCAGTTCGTCTAAGGAAATGGTCTCAGTATAGTTATCGGCGATATAATCTTTGATTTTTTGAATGGAGTTTTTCTCTTTACCGATTGGCTTAGGGTCACAGGCTGTAGCAGAATATCGCCGAAGCAGTTGCAATAAAAACATCATCAGTAAAGTCTGGCGGCGCACCGGCGTACCATCCTCATCAAGTGAGCTCCAAAATTTTTTGAATGTTTTTTCAAGGGCAGCATCTCTAATAACCGTTTTTGAAAATAGGGGAATTTCCTGAGAGTGAGATTGAAAATTTTTTTGAATGTCCGTCATCATATCGACGGATGGATACATACTGCGATATTGCAATGCCGATGAGCCTGAAGCTGAGCCGGTATGTACTTCAAGAGGATTGATCAGAACAAAACTGCCGGCCGGAGCTTGATATATAGCATCTTTACAAAAAAATCGATCAATACCCGATTCCACCCATTCAATGACGTACGTATCATGCGAATGACGTGGAAATGTATGCTGTACAAATCGCGCTCGCATACATTCGAGTGAATTTAAGTCCGAATAACGGCGAATATCTGCTTGGTCTGAAATGGTCATAATTGTATTCTTTAAGGATAAGCGCTTAGTTTTACGGCAACCTGTCTTCAGAGTTGCAATATTTTTGAAAAAAACAGATTTATGACCATGTAAGAACTATTTTGCCAAAATTTTTGTTATTCAGCATGCGTTCGTGCGCTTGTTCTACATCATCGAAGGAAAAAACGGAATCAACAATAGGTTTGATTTTTCCTGTTTCGGCTAATGGCATAACATCTTGCCGAATGTGTTGAGTGAGCTCGGATTTCATTGATAGAGGTTGATTGCGGAGCGTTGTACTACGAATCATCAGGTTTTTATTAAGTAATACGCTGAGATCCAAAGAAGATTTTATCCCTCCCATCAATCCAATGATTACCAATTTTCCATTATGTGCGAGACAGTGTAAATTAGCCTCCAGATATTTTGCCCCGACCACATCTAAAATCACATCAGTGCCATAACCATCGGTGATGGTTAAAATTTTTTTCTCAAAGGCGTCAGTCTTATAATTGATACAATCATCCGCGCCAAGTTTATGACAAACCAGAGCTTTTTCATCCGAGCCCACGGTTGTGAATATTTTATGTAAACGCGCATGGGCCAATTGAATTGCTGCCGTTCCAACACCGCTTCCGCCGGCATGAATGAGCACTGATTGCGATCCTTGGAGATGGCCGACGCGAAATAAATTATAATAAGCCGTATAGAATGCTTCCGGAAAAGCAGCCGCTTGCTCATAGGACCAGCTTCCAGGGATCTTCAGCAACATTGATGAATGTACACATGCAAATTCCGCATAACCCCCACCCGCCAATAATGCGCATACACGATCTCCAGACTTCCATCCAATCACAGTTTCTCCGACCTGTTCGATTTCTCCGGCGCACTCCAATCCCATGATGGAAGTGATGCCTGTTGGAGGGGGATACAAACCACGGCGCTGAAGTAAGTCGGCGCGATTGACCCCGGAAGCTTTAACACGTATCAAAACTTCTTCTGATCCGACTAGCGGAACAGCTGTTTCTTTTTTATGCAATAGGTGTTGTCCAGTATGAGGTTCATAAAATGCAATCATTTTTGAAGCCTTTTTATAAGGTTATAATAAACAAAATATTACTTGCTTATGCAGGTTACTTTGACTTATCTTAAATTAATTCTTTTCTATTCATGATTTTGTCTTGATTATAGTGTGCTCTAAATCACATACAATCCGAAAGAATATTTTTATTTTCTGAAAAATCTATTCGGAAAAAATCATCTAAATTCCCAAAATTTTCTATGCACAATAAACCTGTAACCGATAAGCCTTCAACCGGGAAAATTGTTTGGTGTGAGGTTAAAGAGCGCGATTTAATACGTTTGAGCATTGAAGGTACCGAGCATGAAGCGGCTATGATGGAATTATGGAATCGGTATAAAAAGCGTTTGTATTTATATATCAAGTACAAACTTAATTTTAATCGGGGGACAGATTCGAATCAAGAAAAATACGTGATCGAAGATATTATTCAAAATACTTTTTTCGATGTTTTGGAAAATCTGCGAGAATACAATCCTACCTATGAAGTTTCAACATGGATTTATAACATTACTAACAAGCATTTAGTTCGATATATTCGTGAAATTCAAAAATTTCAAGGACGTACTTCAGGCTACGAGGATATTTCTGATAATTTTTCAGTTTCCTCAGATCAATATACTCCAGACGAAGAATTTGAATTAAAAGAATTTGAACGAATTGTGAAAGTTTTTGTACAATCACTTAAGAATTCACTTGATCAGGAAGTATTCTTATTGTATTTACAGAATTTGCATACCAAGAACATTGCTGATGCAATGCACAATTCACAAGATGCGGTTCGGGCTAGGCTTAATCGGGTAATCAAGCAATTCAAGAAATTTTTGCAAAAGAAATATCCGGAATATCTTAATTCATCAACATTGTCACAAATAAAGAATCTGAATGTTCAACGGTAAAAATTTGTTGAAATTAACTTTCAAAGGTCGTGAGCAATATGTTTAACCCTGCAGAAACAAACTCAGGCAATCCCAAAGTAGACGCATTGTTTTGTGAATTCCTTGGGGAACTTAACGACTACTGCACGAATGGCGTGGTGCGAAAAATGGATATGCCTAAAGTAATCATTTTGATGCAGCATTTTATAGAACAGTGCGATCATTGGGAAGACCGTATTGATCTCGAAGACCGGATGCGTTTGTTTGTAGGCACTAAGCTTCAATATGCCGGCGCTGAATCCAGTGTAGAAATCAGTGAATCCGTTGAAATGAGCATTAAAGATAAAATTCGTTCTATTATCGCAAAAAACCTGAACGATGCTGGGAAGTTCGCAGGGTTTTTATTGAATTGGGCCATTATTAAACCTGCTAAAATCCTCAAAACTTTGATGCAGCCTGTTGTTGCAAACACTGTCTTGACTTATTCTATTGCCGTTCATCCTCCTCAGATTGACGTGCAACTTTTTCAACCCAGTCAATCAGTTGCTCAGTCCCATAGCGAACAAACGTCTGTCGTCGAAAATAAAAGATCGTATGAGGCCTTGGCGATAGTGAAAACCTATTCGGAAGATGACATTAATAACTTGTCAGCAAATTTGCAGTCCGTCAGAAGTGAGCGCAAAAATATTGTTCGCAATTCTATTAAAAAGTCAGTCGCTAAACAAGAAATAGTCATACGGCAAACGCAAACGATGGCCAATGTCCAAGTCGATGTCGAGCGTCGAATTATTAAACGAGAGATCGTTTCTATATCCAAAAGCAAAATTGCCGATGAATTACTGAAAGAATCGCGTGCGACTGCTCGCAAGCTTCGCGATATAGGTGACATTCAAGGTGTCATTACTCAGAATGATTACAAATTCATGAATTCATTCCAATCGATTAAAAATAACAGTGCTGTAAAAACAGGTCGTGTTGCTGTAAAATTTACTATTACTCCATCAGGATCTCCCAAAGATATTGAATTCATCCACAATACGTTTAACGAAGAATTAGCAAATCGTATTCGAATTCAATTACTACAATTACGTTTTTCAGAAGTTGAAACCAAAGTTGGCGATCAAGTAGTCTATCATAGTTTTTATTTCTAACCCAATAAATTCCTGCACAATTCTACCGTCCTTTGAAGGAGAATAATCTGTGATCGAGTACATGATACTGAAATACGGATTGAATTACATGCCGGCCTCATTGAATATTATCGCAAAACGTGTTGGAATTTCCGAGTCGGATAAAACATTGAATGCTTTGAAAGAAGAACTAGAGAAATTGGTGCTGAAAAAGAAAGTATTTAAATCCGGTAATCGTTATGCGATTGATATGGAGGGGGCAAAATCTTTGGCAGCATGGTCACCACCGGCAGGAACCCATTATCCGACTCCGAAAGATTTCGGTAAGCAATTCAAACAATTTATGGTAAATCGATAAAAACCCGCTTAAACGCGGGATTTTTTTTGGACATTTTTTTTGGTTTTGGATTTCGGTTTATTTTCGGAAACCGGAACCATACAAACTGAGTTTTCAGTGCCAAAATCGTTATTCCGTTTCGGCGCTGAATCATCCGCCATCCATCGTTGATGATCAACTCTGTATAAAAACTGGTGCTCACCGGGAGTCAAAGCGATTTCAA
This genomic interval carries:
- a CDS encoding sigma-70 family RNA polymerase sigma factor; the protein is MHNKPVTDKPSTGKIVWCEVKERDLIRLSIEGTEHEAAMMELWNRYKKRLYLYIKYKLNFNRGTDSNQEKYVIEDIIQNTFFDVLENLREYNPTYEVSTWIYNITNKHLVRYIREIQKFQGRTSGYEDISDNFSVSSDQYTPDEEFELKEFERIVKVFVQSLKNSLDQEVFLLYLQNLHTKNIADAMHNSQDAVRARLNRVIKQFKKFLQKKYPEYLNSSTLSQIKNLNVQR
- a CDS encoding isoamylase early set domain-containing protein; this encodes MVSYNQKTKKMLFEVDLTDARSVELLGEFNGWNENRHPLKKAKNGKWKIEIALTPGEHQFLYRVDHQRWMADDSAPKRNNDFGTENSVCMVPVSENKPKSKTKKNVQKKSRV